In the genome of Sander vitreus isolate 19-12246 chromosome 13, sanVit1, whole genome shotgun sequence, one region contains:
- the LOC144527477 gene encoding prolyl 4-hydroxylase subunit alpha-2-like isoform X3 codes for MQLEKSFSTTRTQLQFTKSQVIERDRMRKILSFILWALLCCCCCWTTQAEIFTSISQMTDLIYTEKELVQSLREYIQAEESKLAAVKSWATKLDALTKVSTSDPEGYLAHPVNAYKLMKRLNTEWAELETLVLQNPSDGFISNMSIHRQYFPDAEDETGAAKALMRLQDTYQLDSEAFSKGKLPGIHSNAILTVDDCFDMGKTAYNDADYYHAVLWMQQSLKQLDGGEETVVSKEDILDYLSYSVYQMGDLPRAIELTRRLVAIDPNHQRAGGNLRYFERLLFKQLNELNQDYQPASEEPIKLGTYIRPKDHLPEREAYEALCRGEGLQMNDVRRSRLFCRYQDGKRNPRLLLKPMKEEDEWDNPHIVRYLDVLSHKEIEKIKELAKPRLARATVRDPKTGVLTTANYRVSKSAWLDKEDDPVIDIVNQRIEDITGLTVDTAELLQVANYGVGGQYEPHYDFSRRPFDSNYNGDGNRLATFLNYMSDVEAGGATVFPDFGASIWPRKGTAVFWYNLFKSGEGDYRTRHAACPVLVGSKWVSNKWFHERGQEFRRPCGLTEVD; via the exons ATGCAGCTGGAAAAGTCATTTTCGACAACTAGAACCCAACTACAATTCACAAAAAGCCAG GTTATTGAAAGAGACAGAATGAGGAAGATCCTGTCTTTCATCCTCTGggctctgctctgctgctgctgctgctggacaaCACAGGCAGAGATCTTCACTTCCATAA GCCAAATGACGGACCTGATCTACACAGAAAAAGAGTTGGTCCAGTCTCTGAGGGAATACATTCAAGCAGAAGAGTCCAAGCTTGCTGCTGTCAAAAG cTGGGCCACTAAACTTGATGCTCTGACCAAAGTGTCCACCTCTGACCCAGAGGGCTACCTGGCCCACCCAGTAAACGCCTACAAACTGATGAAGAGACTCAACACAGAGTGGGCTGAATTGGAGACTCTGGTGCTTCAGAATCCCTCTGATG GATTCATTTCCAACATGTCCATACACAGACAGTACTTCCCAGATGCAGAGGATGAGACGGGTGCAGCCAAGGCATTGATGCGTCTTCAGGACACGTACCAACTGGATTCCGAGGCCTTCTCCAAAGGAAAGCTGCCAG GTATACACTCCAATGCCATACTGACAGTGGACGACTGCTTTGATATGGGAAAGACGGCTTATAATGACGCAGACTATTACCACGCTGTGCTGTGGATGCAGCAGTCCTTGAAGCAGCTGGATGGCGGGGAGGAAACTGTGGTTTCCAAGGAGGACATTTTGGACTACCTCAGCTACTCAGTTTACCAAATGGGAGACCTACCTCGGGCCATTGAGCTTACACGCCGGCTGGTGGCTATTG ACCCCAACCACCAGAGGGCAGGAGGAAACCTGCGGTATTTTGAACGGTTACTGTTCAAGCAGCTCAATGAGCTGAACCAGGACTACCAGCCTGCCTCTGAGGAGCCCATCAAGCTGGGAACCTACATCCGACCTAAAGACCATCTCCCAGAGAGAGAGGCCTATGAGGCTCTCTGCAGAGGGGAGGGGCTCCAAATG AACGACGTGAGGCGCAGCCGGTTGTTCTGTCGCTACCAGGATGGTAAGAGGAACCCTCGTCTCCTGCTGAAGCCCATGAAAGAGGAAGATGAGTGGGACAACCCCCACATTGTACGCTACCTGGACGTGTTGTCACACAAGGAGATTGAGAAGATTAAGGAGCTGGCTAAACCCAGG cTTGCCAGAGCTACTGTCCGTGACCCCAAAACGGGCGTCTTGACCACAGCCAACTACAGAGTATCAAAAAG tgCATGGTTGGATAAAGAAGATGACCCTGTCATTGACATAGTCAACCAGAGAATAGAAGACATCACAGGCCTTACAGTAGACACTGCAGAGTTACTGCAG GTCGCTAACTATGGAGTTGGAGGACAGTACGAGCCACATTATGACTTCTCAAGG CGTCCTTTTGACAGCAACTACAATGGCGACGGAAATAGACTTGCCACCTTCCTAAACTAC ATGAGTGATGTTGAGGCGGGAGGTGCCACGGTCTTCCCTGACTTTGGAGCATCAATCTGGCCTAGAAAG GGGACGGCAgtgttctggtacaacctgtTCAAGAGCGGGGAGGGAGACTACAGGACCAGGCATGCAGCCTGTCCTGTCTTAGTAGGAAGTAAATGGG TGTCAAACAAGTGGTTTCATGAGCGAGGACAAGAGTTCAGGAGACCCTGTGGTCTGACAGAAGTGGACTGA
- the LOC144527477 gene encoding prolyl 4-hydroxylase subunit alpha-2-like isoform X4, producing the protein MRKILSFILWALLCCCCCWTTQAEIFTSISQMTDLIYTEKELVQSLREYIQAEESKLAAVKSWATKLDALTKVSTSDPEGYLAHPVNAYKLMKRLNTEWAELETLVLQNPSDGFISNMSIHRQYFPDAEDETGAAKALMRLQDTYQLDSEAFSKGKLPGIHSNAILTVDDCFDMGKTAYNDADYYHAVLWMQQSLKQLDGGEETVVSKEDILDYLSYSVYQMGDLPRAIELTRRLVAIDPNHQRAGGNLRYFERLLFKQLNELNQDYQPASEEPIKLGTYIRPKDHLPEREAYEALCRGEGLQMNDVRRSRLFCRYQDGKRNPRLLLKPMKEEDEWDNPHIVRYLDVLSHKEIEKIKELAKPRLARATVRDPKTGVLTTANYRVSKSAWLDKEDDPVIDIVNQRIEDITGLTVDTAELLQVANYGVGGQYEPHYDFSRRPFDSNYNGDGNRLATFLNYKDEPDAFKRLGTGNRVATFLNYMSDVEAGGATVFPDFGASIWPRKGTAVFWYNLFKSGEGDYRTRHAACPVLVGSKWVSNKWFHERGQEFRRPCGLTEVD; encoded by the exons ATGAGGAAGATCCTGTCTTTCATCCTCTGggctctgctctgctgctgctgctgctggacaaCACAGGCAGAGATCTTCACTTCCATAA GCCAAATGACGGACCTGATCTACACAGAAAAAGAGTTGGTCCAGTCTCTGAGGGAATACATTCAAGCAGAAGAGTCCAAGCTTGCTGCTGTCAAAAG cTGGGCCACTAAACTTGATGCTCTGACCAAAGTGTCCACCTCTGACCCAGAGGGCTACCTGGCCCACCCAGTAAACGCCTACAAACTGATGAAGAGACTCAACACAGAGTGGGCTGAATTGGAGACTCTGGTGCTTCAGAATCCCTCTGATG GATTCATTTCCAACATGTCCATACACAGACAGTACTTCCCAGATGCAGAGGATGAGACGGGTGCAGCCAAGGCATTGATGCGTCTTCAGGACACGTACCAACTGGATTCCGAGGCCTTCTCCAAAGGAAAGCTGCCAG GTATACACTCCAATGCCATACTGACAGTGGACGACTGCTTTGATATGGGAAAGACGGCTTATAATGACGCAGACTATTACCACGCTGTGCTGTGGATGCAGCAGTCCTTGAAGCAGCTGGATGGCGGGGAGGAAACTGTGGTTTCCAAGGAGGACATTTTGGACTACCTCAGCTACTCAGTTTACCAAATGGGAGACCTACCTCGGGCCATTGAGCTTACACGCCGGCTGGTGGCTATTG ACCCCAACCACCAGAGGGCAGGAGGAAACCTGCGGTATTTTGAACGGTTACTGTTCAAGCAGCTCAATGAGCTGAACCAGGACTACCAGCCTGCCTCTGAGGAGCCCATCAAGCTGGGAACCTACATCCGACCTAAAGACCATCTCCCAGAGAGAGAGGCCTATGAGGCTCTCTGCAGAGGGGAGGGGCTCCAAATG AACGACGTGAGGCGCAGCCGGTTGTTCTGTCGCTACCAGGATGGTAAGAGGAACCCTCGTCTCCTGCTGAAGCCCATGAAAGAGGAAGATGAGTGGGACAACCCCCACATTGTACGCTACCTGGACGTGTTGTCACACAAGGAGATTGAGAAGATTAAGGAGCTGGCTAAACCCAGG cTTGCCAGAGCTACTGTCCGTGACCCCAAAACGGGCGTCTTGACCACAGCCAACTACAGAGTATCAAAAAG tgCATGGTTGGATAAAGAAGATGACCCTGTCATTGACATAGTCAACCAGAGAATAGAAGACATCACAGGCCTTACAGTAGACACTGCAGAGTTACTGCAG GTCGCTAACTATGGAGTTGGAGGACAGTACGAGCCACATTATGACTTCTCAAGG CGTCCTTTTGACAGCAACTACAATGGCGACGGAAATAGACTTGCCACCTTCCTAAACTAC AAAGATGAGCCTGATGCTTTCAAAAGATTAGGCACTGGAAATCGTGTGGCAACTTTTTTGAACTAC ATGAGTGATGTTGAGGCGGGAGGTGCCACGGTCTTCCCTGACTTTGGAGCATCAATCTGGCCTAGAAAG GGGACGGCAgtgttctggtacaacctgtTCAAGAGCGGGGAGGGAGACTACAGGACCAGGCATGCAGCCTGTCCTGTCTTAGTAGGAAGTAAATGGG TGTCAAACAAGTGGTTTCATGAGCGAGGACAAGAGTTCAGGAGACCCTGTGGTCTGACAGAAGTGGACTGA
- the LOC144527477 gene encoding prolyl 4-hydroxylase subunit alpha-2-like isoform X5, whose amino-acid sequence MQLEKSFSTTRTQLQFTKSQVIERDRMRKILSFILWALLCCCCCWTTQAEIFTSISQMTDLIYTEKELVQSLREYIQAEESKLAAVKSWATKLDALTKVSTSDPEGYLAHPVNAYKLMKRLNTEWAELETLVLQNPSDGFISNMSIHRQYFPDAEDETGAAKALMRLQDTYQLDSEAFSKGKLPGIHSNAILTVDDCFDMGKTAYNDADYYHAVLWMQQSLKQLDGGEETVVSKEDILDYLSYSVYQMGDLPRAIELTRRLVAIDPNHQRAGGNLRYFERLLFKQLNELNQDYQPASEEPIKLGTYIRPKDHLPEREAYEALCRGEGLQMNDVRRSRLFCRYQDGKRNPRLLLKPMKEEDEWDNPHIVRYLDVLSHKEIEKIKELAKPRLARATVRDPKTGVLTTANYRVSKSAWLDKEDDPVIDIVNQRIEDITGLTVDTAELLQRIQHRDVTICSCCRRNNTDGAFNETGKLQRRGAFEVIVNVLYHLVVVFVVKFTSEISYCYTLLLNI is encoded by the exons ATGCAGCTGGAAAAGTCATTTTCGACAACTAGAACCCAACTACAATTCACAAAAAGCCAG GTTATTGAAAGAGACAGAATGAGGAAGATCCTGTCTTTCATCCTCTGggctctgctctgctgctgctgctgctggacaaCACAGGCAGAGATCTTCACTTCCATAA GCCAAATGACGGACCTGATCTACACAGAAAAAGAGTTGGTCCAGTCTCTGAGGGAATACATTCAAGCAGAAGAGTCCAAGCTTGCTGCTGTCAAAAG cTGGGCCACTAAACTTGATGCTCTGACCAAAGTGTCCACCTCTGACCCAGAGGGCTACCTGGCCCACCCAGTAAACGCCTACAAACTGATGAAGAGACTCAACACAGAGTGGGCTGAATTGGAGACTCTGGTGCTTCAGAATCCCTCTGATG GATTCATTTCCAACATGTCCATACACAGACAGTACTTCCCAGATGCAGAGGATGAGACGGGTGCAGCCAAGGCATTGATGCGTCTTCAGGACACGTACCAACTGGATTCCGAGGCCTTCTCCAAAGGAAAGCTGCCAG GTATACACTCCAATGCCATACTGACAGTGGACGACTGCTTTGATATGGGAAAGACGGCTTATAATGACGCAGACTATTACCACGCTGTGCTGTGGATGCAGCAGTCCTTGAAGCAGCTGGATGGCGGGGAGGAAACTGTGGTTTCCAAGGAGGACATTTTGGACTACCTCAGCTACTCAGTTTACCAAATGGGAGACCTACCTCGGGCCATTGAGCTTACACGCCGGCTGGTGGCTATTG ACCCCAACCACCAGAGGGCAGGAGGAAACCTGCGGTATTTTGAACGGTTACTGTTCAAGCAGCTCAATGAGCTGAACCAGGACTACCAGCCTGCCTCTGAGGAGCCCATCAAGCTGGGAACCTACATCCGACCTAAAGACCATCTCCCAGAGAGAGAGGCCTATGAGGCTCTCTGCAGAGGGGAGGGGCTCCAAATG AACGACGTGAGGCGCAGCCGGTTGTTCTGTCGCTACCAGGATGGTAAGAGGAACCCTCGTCTCCTGCTGAAGCCCATGAAAGAGGAAGATGAGTGGGACAACCCCCACATTGTACGCTACCTGGACGTGTTGTCACACAAGGAGATTGAGAAGATTAAGGAGCTGGCTAAACCCAGG cTTGCCAGAGCTACTGTCCGTGACCCCAAAACGGGCGTCTTGACCACAGCCAACTACAGAGTATCAAAAAG tgCATGGTTGGATAAAGAAGATGACCCTGTCATTGACATAGTCAACCAGAGAATAGAAGACATCACAGGCCTTACAGTAGACACTGCAGAGTTACTGCAG aggattcaacaccgggatgtaacaatctgcagctgctgtcggagaaacaacacagacggtgcgttcaatgaaactggtaaactacagcgtcgtggtgcatttgaagttattgtaaatgtcctttaccatctggtggttgtttttgtcgttaaatttactagtgaaataagttattgttatacattattattaaacatttaa
- the LOC144527477 gene encoding prolyl 4-hydroxylase subunit alpha-2-like isoform X2: protein MQLEKSFSTTRTQLQFTKSQVIERDRMRKILSFILWALLCCCCCWTTQAEIFTSISQMTDLIYTEKELVQSLREYIQAEESKLAAVKSWATKLDALTKVSTSDPEGYLAHPVNAYKLMKRLNTEWAELETLVLQNPSDGFISNMSIHRQYFPDAEDETGAAKALMRLQDTYQLDSEAFSKGKLPGIHSNAILTVDDCFDMGKTAYNDADYYHAVLWMQQSLKQLDGGEETVVSKEDILDYLSYSVYQMGDLPRAIELTRRLVAIDPNHQRAGGNLRYFERLLFKQLNELNQDYQPASEEPIKLGTYIRPKDHLPEREAYEALCRGEGLQMNDVRRSRLFCRYQDGKRNPRLLLKPMKEEDEWDNPHIVRYLDVLSHKEIEKIKELAKPRLARATVRDPKTGVLTTANYRVSKSAWLDKEDDPVIDIVNQRIEDITGLTVDTAELLQVANYGVGGQYEPHYDFSRKDEPDAFKRLGTGNRVATFLNYMSDVEAGGATVFPDFGASIWPRKGTAVFWYNLFKSGEGDYRTRHAACPVLVGSKWVSNKWFHERGQEFRRPCGLTEVD from the exons ATGCAGCTGGAAAAGTCATTTTCGACAACTAGAACCCAACTACAATTCACAAAAAGCCAG GTTATTGAAAGAGACAGAATGAGGAAGATCCTGTCTTTCATCCTCTGggctctgctctgctgctgctgctgctggacaaCACAGGCAGAGATCTTCACTTCCATAA GCCAAATGACGGACCTGATCTACACAGAAAAAGAGTTGGTCCAGTCTCTGAGGGAATACATTCAAGCAGAAGAGTCCAAGCTTGCTGCTGTCAAAAG cTGGGCCACTAAACTTGATGCTCTGACCAAAGTGTCCACCTCTGACCCAGAGGGCTACCTGGCCCACCCAGTAAACGCCTACAAACTGATGAAGAGACTCAACACAGAGTGGGCTGAATTGGAGACTCTGGTGCTTCAGAATCCCTCTGATG GATTCATTTCCAACATGTCCATACACAGACAGTACTTCCCAGATGCAGAGGATGAGACGGGTGCAGCCAAGGCATTGATGCGTCTTCAGGACACGTACCAACTGGATTCCGAGGCCTTCTCCAAAGGAAAGCTGCCAG GTATACACTCCAATGCCATACTGACAGTGGACGACTGCTTTGATATGGGAAAGACGGCTTATAATGACGCAGACTATTACCACGCTGTGCTGTGGATGCAGCAGTCCTTGAAGCAGCTGGATGGCGGGGAGGAAACTGTGGTTTCCAAGGAGGACATTTTGGACTACCTCAGCTACTCAGTTTACCAAATGGGAGACCTACCTCGGGCCATTGAGCTTACACGCCGGCTGGTGGCTATTG ACCCCAACCACCAGAGGGCAGGAGGAAACCTGCGGTATTTTGAACGGTTACTGTTCAAGCAGCTCAATGAGCTGAACCAGGACTACCAGCCTGCCTCTGAGGAGCCCATCAAGCTGGGAACCTACATCCGACCTAAAGACCATCTCCCAGAGAGAGAGGCCTATGAGGCTCTCTGCAGAGGGGAGGGGCTCCAAATG AACGACGTGAGGCGCAGCCGGTTGTTCTGTCGCTACCAGGATGGTAAGAGGAACCCTCGTCTCCTGCTGAAGCCCATGAAAGAGGAAGATGAGTGGGACAACCCCCACATTGTACGCTACCTGGACGTGTTGTCACACAAGGAGATTGAGAAGATTAAGGAGCTGGCTAAACCCAGG cTTGCCAGAGCTACTGTCCGTGACCCCAAAACGGGCGTCTTGACCACAGCCAACTACAGAGTATCAAAAAG tgCATGGTTGGATAAAGAAGATGACCCTGTCATTGACATAGTCAACCAGAGAATAGAAGACATCACAGGCCTTACAGTAGACACTGCAGAGTTACTGCAG GTCGCTAACTATGGAGTTGGAGGACAGTACGAGCCACATTATGACTTCTCAAGG AAAGATGAGCCTGATGCTTTCAAAAGATTAGGCACTGGAAATCGTGTGGCAACTTTTTTGAACTAC ATGAGTGATGTTGAGGCGGGAGGTGCCACGGTCTTCCCTGACTTTGGAGCATCAATCTGGCCTAGAAAG GGGACGGCAgtgttctggtacaacctgtTCAAGAGCGGGGAGGGAGACTACAGGACCAGGCATGCAGCCTGTCCTGTCTTAGTAGGAAGTAAATGGG TGTCAAACAAGTGGTTTCATGAGCGAGGACAAGAGTTCAGGAGACCCTGTGGTCTGACAGAAGTGGACTGA
- the LOC144527477 gene encoding prolyl 4-hydroxylase subunit alpha-2-like isoform X1, whose translation MQLEKSFSTTRTQLQFTKSQVIERDRMRKILSFILWALLCCCCCWTTQAEIFTSISQMTDLIYTEKELVQSLREYIQAEESKLAAVKSWATKLDALTKVSTSDPEGYLAHPVNAYKLMKRLNTEWAELETLVLQNPSDGFISNMSIHRQYFPDAEDETGAAKALMRLQDTYQLDSEAFSKGKLPGIHSNAILTVDDCFDMGKTAYNDADYYHAVLWMQQSLKQLDGGEETVVSKEDILDYLSYSVYQMGDLPRAIELTRRLVAIDPNHQRAGGNLRYFERLLFKQLNELNQDYQPASEEPIKLGTYIRPKDHLPEREAYEALCRGEGLQMNDVRRSRLFCRYQDGKRNPRLLLKPMKEEDEWDNPHIVRYLDVLSHKEIEKIKELAKPRLARATVRDPKTGVLTTANYRVSKSAWLDKEDDPVIDIVNQRIEDITGLTVDTAELLQVANYGVGGQYEPHYDFSRRPFDSNYNGDGNRLATFLNYKDEPDAFKRLGTGNRVATFLNYMSDVEAGGATVFPDFGASIWPRKGTAVFWYNLFKSGEGDYRTRHAACPVLVGSKWVSNKWFHERGQEFRRPCGLTEVD comes from the exons ATGCAGCTGGAAAAGTCATTTTCGACAACTAGAACCCAACTACAATTCACAAAAAGCCAG GTTATTGAAAGAGACAGAATGAGGAAGATCCTGTCTTTCATCCTCTGggctctgctctgctgctgctgctgctggacaaCACAGGCAGAGATCTTCACTTCCATAA GCCAAATGACGGACCTGATCTACACAGAAAAAGAGTTGGTCCAGTCTCTGAGGGAATACATTCAAGCAGAAGAGTCCAAGCTTGCTGCTGTCAAAAG cTGGGCCACTAAACTTGATGCTCTGACCAAAGTGTCCACCTCTGACCCAGAGGGCTACCTGGCCCACCCAGTAAACGCCTACAAACTGATGAAGAGACTCAACACAGAGTGGGCTGAATTGGAGACTCTGGTGCTTCAGAATCCCTCTGATG GATTCATTTCCAACATGTCCATACACAGACAGTACTTCCCAGATGCAGAGGATGAGACGGGTGCAGCCAAGGCATTGATGCGTCTTCAGGACACGTACCAACTGGATTCCGAGGCCTTCTCCAAAGGAAAGCTGCCAG GTATACACTCCAATGCCATACTGACAGTGGACGACTGCTTTGATATGGGAAAGACGGCTTATAATGACGCAGACTATTACCACGCTGTGCTGTGGATGCAGCAGTCCTTGAAGCAGCTGGATGGCGGGGAGGAAACTGTGGTTTCCAAGGAGGACATTTTGGACTACCTCAGCTACTCAGTTTACCAAATGGGAGACCTACCTCGGGCCATTGAGCTTACACGCCGGCTGGTGGCTATTG ACCCCAACCACCAGAGGGCAGGAGGAAACCTGCGGTATTTTGAACGGTTACTGTTCAAGCAGCTCAATGAGCTGAACCAGGACTACCAGCCTGCCTCTGAGGAGCCCATCAAGCTGGGAACCTACATCCGACCTAAAGACCATCTCCCAGAGAGAGAGGCCTATGAGGCTCTCTGCAGAGGGGAGGGGCTCCAAATG AACGACGTGAGGCGCAGCCGGTTGTTCTGTCGCTACCAGGATGGTAAGAGGAACCCTCGTCTCCTGCTGAAGCCCATGAAAGAGGAAGATGAGTGGGACAACCCCCACATTGTACGCTACCTGGACGTGTTGTCACACAAGGAGATTGAGAAGATTAAGGAGCTGGCTAAACCCAGG cTTGCCAGAGCTACTGTCCGTGACCCCAAAACGGGCGTCTTGACCACAGCCAACTACAGAGTATCAAAAAG tgCATGGTTGGATAAAGAAGATGACCCTGTCATTGACATAGTCAACCAGAGAATAGAAGACATCACAGGCCTTACAGTAGACACTGCAGAGTTACTGCAG GTCGCTAACTATGGAGTTGGAGGACAGTACGAGCCACATTATGACTTCTCAAGG CGTCCTTTTGACAGCAACTACAATGGCGACGGAAATAGACTTGCCACCTTCCTAAACTAC AAAGATGAGCCTGATGCTTTCAAAAGATTAGGCACTGGAAATCGTGTGGCAACTTTTTTGAACTAC ATGAGTGATGTTGAGGCGGGAGGTGCCACGGTCTTCCCTGACTTTGGAGCATCAATCTGGCCTAGAAAG GGGACGGCAgtgttctggtacaacctgtTCAAGAGCGGGGAGGGAGACTACAGGACCAGGCATGCAGCCTGTCCTGTCTTAGTAGGAAGTAAATGGG TGTCAAACAAGTGGTTTCATGAGCGAGGACAAGAGTTCAGGAGACCCTGTGGTCTGACAGAAGTGGACTGA